In Bacillus sp. (in: firmicutes), one genomic interval encodes:
- a CDS encoding VOC family protein, whose amino-acid sequence MQINKILTRVYVNNAEKAIEFYEGLFQKKISSRFKMQNPDLEVINIDNLLIIVGTEEELASVRNTMATFSVDSLQEYKEVLLNSGATIIKDIKKVPTGWNMTVKHKDGIVVEYVQRNVD is encoded by the coding sequence ATGCAAATTAATAAAATATTAACAAGAGTATATGTGAATAATGCAGAAAAAGCAATAGAATTTTATGAGGGACTTTTTCAAAAAAAAATTAGCAGTAGATTTAAAATGCAAAATCCTGATTTAGAAGTTATTAACATAGATAATTTGCTTATTATAGTTGGTACAGAAGAAGAATTAGCTTCTGTACGAAATACAATGGCTACATTTTCTGTGGATTCTTTGCAAGAATATAAAGAAGTTTTACTAAATAGTGGTGCAACTATAATTAAAGATATTAAGAAAGTACCTACAGGATGGAATATGACTGTAAAACATAAAGATGGAATTGTTGTAGAATATGTACAACGTAATGTAGATTAG